From one Salmo salar chromosome ssa09, Ssal_v3.1, whole genome shotgun sequence genomic stretch:
- the spg20 gene encoding Spartin: MEEANQDAFDRARLQVIKDGYEKAFECINRGLTEDEAGHKTQALAQYRQGRQHLLRAISVPSKGHECVGCSWESARQMQHKMQETLNNITTRLAVLETSPDPELPPPLDASNGVPGTASNLYPKLEKEKPERPSPPKLLMTNCRAGAVGDIVSPSLPLSPTRQPVVPGELPPAYSSQAADGHLTISYGTESGEMSLVGEEFYSHMSPSPPSPQSLGEDGEELFFLSHGVQIFFVTPDGQVSAPSYPGYLRMVKFTSQQSERVPNRPPAFLQVCDWLYPLMATDSPVLLCNTGVFMFPDMMASAPGSYVGVVLSSELPVEDRQLFQDLLSQMTDLRVQAPNEAADSINLRQKVSIAPLEEEEVPAAGEEEEEKNLPEWSEKVASGILTGASWLSWGLVKGAEFTGVAIHKGASKLREHITPEDKPAHVSPSVSKGLRVAKQATGGAVRVSQFLVDSVCMVAGCVGKELAPHVKKHGSKLVPESMKKDKDGRSNIDGAMVVAASGVQGFATMWTGLEVAAKNITVSVASETVNTVKHKFRGLQNILDPPNDKTCIFS, from the exons ATGGAGGAAGCCAATCAAGATGCCTTTGACAGAGCCAGGCTGCAGGTGATCAAAGACGGCTATGAGAAGGCCTTTGAGTGCATTAACAGGGGCCTGACAGAGGATGAAGCTGGCCACAAGACCCAGGCCCTGGCCCAGTACAGACAGGGACGCCAGCACCTCCTCAGGGCCATCAGTGTGCCCTCAAAGGGGCACGAGTGTGTGGGCTGCTCCTGGGAGTCAGCCCGCCAGATGCAGCACAAGATGCAGGAGACTCTGAACAACATCACCACTCGATTGGCGGTCCTAGAGACCAGCCCAGACCCTGAGCTCCCACCACCTCTAGATGCCTCTAATGGAGTCCCTGGGACAGCTTCTAACCTTTACCCCAAACTGGAGAAGGAGAAACCAGAGCGGCCATCTCCACCCAAGCTACTAATGACTAATTGCCGGGCTGGAGCTGTGGGAGACATtgtgtctccctccctgcctctttcTCCCACTAGACAGCCTGTGGTGCCTGGCGAGCTGCCCCCAGCCTACTCCTCCCAGGCGGCTGATGGTCACCTGACTATCTCCTACGGGACAGAATCTGGAGAAATGTCGCTGGTGGGAGAGGAGTTCTACAGCCACatgtccccctctcccccctctcctcagagcctgggggaggatggagaggaactCTTCTTCCTGTCTCACGGGGTGCAGATATTCTTTGTCACACCTGACGGCCAGGTCAGCGCTCCCTCCTACCCAGGGTACCTGCGGATGGTCAAgttcaccagccagcagtcagAGAGAGTGCCCAACCGCCCCCCAGCCTTCCTGCAG GTGTGTGATTGGCTGTACCCGCTGATGGCCACTGACTCCCCCGTTCTGCTGTGTAACACAGGGGTGTTCATGTTCCCGGACATGATGGCGTCTGCCCCGGGGTCCTACGTGGGCGTTGTGCTGTCCTCTGAACTGCCTGTAGAAGACAGACAACTGTTCCAGGACCTGTTGTCCCAGATGACAGACCTCAGGGTGCAG GCTCCAAATGAGGCAGCAGACAGCATCAACCTGAGACAGAAGGTGTCCATCGCTCCCCTCGAGGAAGAGGAGGTCCCagcagcaggagaggaggaggaggagaagaacctGCCAGAGTGGAGTGAGAAGGTGGCCAGCGGCATCCTCACAg GGGCATCGTGGCTGAGCTGGGGCCTGGTGAAGGGGGCTGAGTTTACTGGCGTAGCCATCCACAAGGGGGCGTCGAAACTGCGGGAGCACATCACCCCCGAGGACAAGCCAGCCCATGTCAGCCCCTCCGTCTCCAAGGGATTGCGTGTAGCCAAACAGGCCACCGGGGGCGCTGTCCGCGTCAGCCAGTTCCTGG TGGACAGTGTGTGTATGGTGGCAGGGTGTGTGGGTAAGGAGCTGGCTCCCCACGTGAAGAAACATGGAAGCAAGTTGGTCCCAGAGTCCATGAAGAAAGATAAAGATGGACGATCCAACATCGATGGAGCCATGGTGGTGGCTGCCAGCGGAGTTCAAG GCTTCGCTACCATGTGGACCGGCTTGGAAGTAGCAGCAAAGAACATCACCGTCTCCGTTGCCTCAGAAACCGTCAACACTGTCAAGCATAA ATTCAGGGGTCTACAAAACATCTTAGACCCACCTAATGACAAGACATGTATTTTCTCTTGA
- the spg20 gene encoding spartin isoform X2, whose amino-acid sequence MEEANQDAFDRARLQVIKDGYEKAFECINRGLTEDEAGHKTQALAQYRQGRQHLLRAISVPSKGHECVGCSWESARQMQHKMQETLNNITTRLAVLETSPDPELPPPLDASNGVPGTASNLYPKLEKEKPERPSPPKLLMTNCRAGAVGDIVSPSLPLSPTRQPVVPGELPPAYSSQAADGHLTISYGTESGEMSLVGEEFYSHMSPSPPSPQSLGEDGEELFFLSHGVQIFFVTPDGQVSAPSYPGYLRMVKFTSQQSERVPNRPPAFLQVCDWLYPLMATDSPVLLCNTGVFMFPDMMASAPGSYVGVVLSSELPVEDRQLFQDLLSQMTDLRVQAPNEAADSINLRQKVSIAPLEEEEVPAAGEEEEEKNLPEWSEKVASGILTGASWLSWGLVKGAEFTGVAIHKGASKLREHITPEDKPAHVSPSVSKGLRVAKQATGGAVRVSQFLVDSVCMVAGCVGKELAPHVKKHGSKLVPESMKKDKDGRSNIDGAMVVAASGVQGFATMWTGLEVAAKNITVSVASETVNTVKHKFRGLQNILDPPNDKTCMGWQPARPQTML is encoded by the exons ATGGAGGAAGCCAATCAAGATGCCTTTGACAGAGCCAGGCTGCAGGTGATCAAAGACGGCTATGAGAAGGCCTTTGAGTGCATTAACAGGGGCCTGACAGAGGATGAAGCTGGCCACAAGACCCAGGCCCTGGCCCAGTACAGACAGGGACGCCAGCACCTCCTCAGGGCCATCAGTGTGCCCTCAAAGGGGCACGAGTGTGTGGGCTGCTCCTGGGAGTCAGCCCGCCAGATGCAGCACAAGATGCAGGAGACTCTGAACAACATCACCACTCGATTGGCGGTCCTAGAGACCAGCCCAGACCCTGAGCTCCCACCACCTCTAGATGCCTCTAATGGAGTCCCTGGGACAGCTTCTAACCTTTACCCCAAACTGGAGAAGGAGAAACCAGAGCGGCCATCTCCACCCAAGCTACTAATGACTAATTGCCGGGCTGGAGCTGTGGGAGACATtgtgtctccctccctgcctctttcTCCCACTAGACAGCCTGTGGTGCCTGGCGAGCTGCCCCCAGCCTACTCCTCCCAGGCGGCTGATGGTCACCTGACTATCTCCTACGGGACAGAATCTGGAGAAATGTCGCTGGTGGGAGAGGAGTTCTACAGCCACatgtccccctctcccccctctcctcagagcctgggggaggatggagaggaactCTTCTTCCTGTCTCACGGGGTGCAGATATTCTTTGTCACACCTGACGGCCAGGTCAGCGCTCCCTCCTACCCAGGGTACCTGCGGATGGTCAAgttcaccagccagcagtcagAGAGAGTGCCCAACCGCCCCCCAGCCTTCCTGCAG GTGTGTGATTGGCTGTACCCGCTGATGGCCACTGACTCCCCCGTTCTGCTGTGTAACACAGGGGTGTTCATGTTCCCGGACATGATGGCGTCTGCCCCGGGGTCCTACGTGGGCGTTGTGCTGTCCTCTGAACTGCCTGTAGAAGACAGACAACTGTTCCAGGACCTGTTGTCCCAGATGACAGACCTCAGGGTGCAG GCTCCAAATGAGGCAGCAGACAGCATCAACCTGAGACAGAAGGTGTCCATCGCTCCCCTCGAGGAAGAGGAGGTCCCagcagcaggagaggaggaggaggagaagaacctGCCAGAGTGGAGTGAGAAGGTGGCCAGCGGCATCCTCACAg GGGCATCGTGGCTGAGCTGGGGCCTGGTGAAGGGGGCTGAGTTTACTGGCGTAGCCATCCACAAGGGGGCGTCGAAACTGCGGGAGCACATCACCCCCGAGGACAAGCCAGCCCATGTCAGCCCCTCCGTCTCCAAGGGATTGCGTGTAGCCAAACAGGCCACCGGGGGCGCTGTCCGCGTCAGCCAGTTCCTGG TGGACAGTGTGTGTATGGTGGCAGGGTGTGTGGGTAAGGAGCTGGCTCCCCACGTGAAGAAACATGGAAGCAAGTTGGTCCCAGAGTCCATGAAGAAAGATAAAGATGGACGATCCAACATCGATGGAGCCATGGTGGTGGCTGCCAGCGGAGTTCAAG GCTTCGCTACCATGTGGACCGGCTTGGAAGTAGCAGCAAAGAACATCACCGTCTCCGTTGCCTCAGAAACCGTCAACACTGTCAAGCATAA ATTCAGGGGTCTACAAAACATCTTAGACCCACCTAATGACAAGACAT GTATGGGGTGGCAGCCGGCCA